In the genome of candidate division TA06 bacterium, the window GGGGTAGTATCTCTTCCTACGCTCCGGTGGTCCTGAGGATGGAAATACCGAAGAGCAAGATTGGCGAGGTGATTGGTCCTGGTGGGAGAGTGATAAGATCTTTGATTGAAGAAACTGGAGCGGAGATAGAAATCAAAGATGATGGCAAAGTCACGGTCGTGTCGCATGGTGAGGGATCAGCGGAACTGGCCATGAAGAAGATAGAGGCAATAGTTGAGGAAGTAGAGGTTGGGAAGACCTATGTTGGCAAGGTCACCAGGATTATGAATTTTGGGGCTTTCGTTGAGATTCTTCCCGGCAAAGAAGGCTTGGTTCATATCTCCCAACTGGCTCCACACAGAGTGGGGAAGGTTACCGACGAAGTGAGTGAAGGTGAAGAGGTTACAGTCAAAGTCGTTGGCGTAGATGAACAGGGAAGAATAAATCTTTCTAGAAAGGTTTTGATGGCCGGAGGGGACCAGGAAAGACATAGACCCAGGGATCAAAATACTCGACGGTACGGGAAGAAGAGATAGGCAGTGGCCAGAGAGACTTGCAGAAAGACTGTTCTACCAAACCATATGAGGATACTGACTGAGCGCATCGGCAACGTGCGCTCAGTCTCTCTGGGAGTATGGTTTCTTACCGGCTCTCGAGACGAGTCCTCGGATGAGAGGGGTATAAGTCACCTTATTGAACACATGGTGTTCAAGGGCACAAAGACGAGAACCGCCAGACAGCTTGCCGTCGACATGCAGACTCTCGGCGGGAACTTCAACGCGTACACACTCAAGGAGTTGACGTGCTACTCAGCTAGAGTCTTAGATACTGACCTGGACCGTGCGGTGCACATTGTTGCCGACATGCTCCACAACTCGACATTTAATGATGCCGACCTTAGAACGGAGAAGCGCATAATTGCGGAGGAGATCAAGGGATATCTGGACTCTCCGGATGAAGTTGCGTTTGACCTTATGGCAAAGGCGGCTCTTGGCTCGCATCCTCTTTCCAACTCAATTCTGGGCACATCTAACTCTCTAGCAGGACTGGGTCGTAAGGAAATAAGAAGGACCTTGAGGAAGCACTACACCAGTGGACGCACATTGGTTGCCGCAGCGGGCGGTGTAAGACACGATCAGTTAGTTTCGTTGGTGAAGAAGGCTTTCGATTTTCCCAGATCCAACAAGTATCTTCCCAAACCTGCGCTGGTCGATAGCAGCTCGAGAGTCAGGTCAAAGAGGAAAATGGGTATTAGCCAGGTTCACCTCTGCGTAGGATGCAAGTGCGAACCGTACTCGGGGTCCAAGAGATATGTCCTTAAGGTCTTCAACACTCTCTTCGGGGACGGGATGGGCTCACGCTTATTTCAGAAGCTGAGGGAGGAAATGGGGTTGGCGTACAGCGTATTCACGTTCGTGCTGCCCTACCGTGACGTTGGGTTATTCGGTGGATATCTGGCGGTGCACCCCAAGAATGCGTCCAGGGCAATGGATGCTTTTTACGGTGAAAGTGAGAAAATGCTGAAAGAAGGAGTGACAAGAAAGGAACTTGAGAACGCCAAGTCAGAATCGAAGAGCGCATTAGTCATATCTCTTGAGAATACCTCAAACAGGATGTCAAGGCTTGCCAACATAGAGATTTATCTCGGGCGTCGCGTGTCTGTGGATCATACTCTAAACCAGTTCGATTCTGTCAGAGAGTCGGATGTAATGGAAATGGCGTCGAAACTGCTGCAACCCTCGAAGATGTCTCTGGGTGTGGTCGGACCGATCTCCAGATCAGAAGTGAAGTCTCTGGTTCGATAACGATTACACAGAGGTCCCCATTGATCAGTAGAAGAGCAAGAAACGTTCAGGCATCACCCATCAGAAAGCTCTTTCCCTATTCTGATAGGGCCAAGAAGAGAGGGATCAAGGTCTACCACTTGAACATCGGGCAACCGGATATCGAGACACCCCACTATTTCTGGGATGCTATCCATAGCTATTCAGAGAACGTGCTCGCGTATGGCCCATCTGGAGGTACTGCGGACCTCAGGTTCGCCATTGCTGACTATCTTGTGGCAGCCGGAATAGAAGTGAGCGCCGATGAAATCTGGATAACCACCGGCGGAAGCGAAGCAATCCTCTTCACCCTGGCGGCCATCTGTGATTACGACGATGAGATTTTGATTCCGGAGCCTTTCTATACCAACTACAATGGTTTTGCAAGTATGGCCGGTGTCAGGGTAATTCCTCTGGCGACGAGGGTGGAAACGGGTTTCAGGCCTCCCGGTGCGGGAGATGTGAAGAACAAGATAACGTCAAAGACGAGGGGTCTCGTAGTTTGCTCGCCAAATAATCCTACTGGCACAGTGTATACCAGGGAAGAACTAGAGGCTCTCGCAGATGTAGTCCTGGAGCACGACATCTATCTGATTGCAGATGAGGTTTACCGGGAATTTGTCTTCGATGGCAAAAAACATACATCTGTATTTCAAATCGAAAAACTCGGCGAGCAGGCGATAATTGTGGACAGCATATCGAAGAGATTCAGTGCCTGCGGTGCCAGAGTGGGGTTTGTGGTTTCACGGAACAGAGAGTTGATGGAGTCCATACTCAAGTTCGGTCAGGCCAGGCTCTGTCCACCTACATTGGAACAGGTGGGTGCTGCCGAATGTTTCAGAAACATGAAGCACTTCATCAAAGAGATGATAGCCGAATACCAACGCAGAAGGGATGTGGTCTACGAGAGACTTCTTGCTCTGGACGGGGCGGTCTATCAAAAACCAGAGGGAGCCTTCTATGTCGTTGCCAAACTTCCCGTGGATTCATCAGAAGAGTTTGCCAAATGGATGCTCAGCGATTTCGATGTTGACGGGAAAACAACTATGGTCGCACCGGCTGAAGGGTTCTATGCAACTCCTGGCAAAGGGGTGGATGAGGTGAGAATAGCATATGTGCTCAACGAGGAAGATCTCAAAGTAGCAATGGACATTTTGCTTGAGGGTGTACAGGAGTACAACAAGAAGAACCAAGATAAGTGAGGCCGCGCCGAGGGATGGTATCACCTGACAACGCAGAAAAGAAGGAAAAGATACTGGTGTCACTCTGGCCGGGACTGGGCGACATCATGTTTGCGACCCCTGCCTTGAGAGCCCTCAGGCACAAGTTCCCTGAAGCCAACATTACAGCCATGAGCCTCTGGGGAAAGGTGGGAAGGCCACTTCTGGCGCACAACCCCTATGTGGATCGACTCATCTTCATGAATCCGAGGGAATTTCTTTCCCCGATCAGGTGCTACGCTTTCTGGAAAAAGCTCAGATCTGAGAAATACGACCTGGCGGTTCAACTCTCCTTCCCGATTCATTGGTTGTTTTATCTGCTGGGCATAAGAAAGAGAGTGGGCTTTGGCCCTGGACCTTTCTGGTGGTTGGTTCCCAACCGTGAAGGGAAGGATCGGAACACGCATGCAACGGATCATTTTATCAGAGCCATAGACCGAATCGACGGGGTTCCCTACCGGGACGGTAAAGGCTACGATCTCAAATTGACCAAGGGTGAACTTGGGACGGCGCAGAGAATACTTGCTGAGTGGGAGCACACGGATAGTCCAATTGCTGTTGTACACCCTGGTGCTCGCTGCAACAAGAACAAAAGATGGGGCATGGAGAAATTAGTGGCGCTCATGAATAAGTTGCATCGTCAGTTCTCGGTTCGATTCATTCTTGTTGGCGGTGAGGATGATTCTCATATGAGTCAGTCAATTGCGAAACAGACTGAGGCGCGGACCCTCGACCTCGCGGCCAAGCTCTCGCTCACTGAGACAGCAGCTGTCGTTTCGAAGTGCGATCTCTATATAGGAAACGATACAGGGCCGACACACATTGTTGGCGCCACAGGTACGCCAATTGTGGCCATTTTTGGCTCCTCGAACCCGAGTGCTTTCAGGCCCCTGACCGACAAGGCAATTGTTATAACACCTGAGATGGAGTGTGCCCCTTGCTTCCATCCGGTCGGTCATATGTGGCTTTTGTGGGGGCTTCGTCTGAGGTATTACAATCAGTGCAGGGCTATGGATTCTATCAGTGTTGATGACGTCTTCAGAGCTTGTGAGAGCTTTCTTGCGAAATGAAAATCTGGTTGATCAAATTCGGGACGTTAGTGGCGTTGGTTTTTCCCAGGTTCTTGTCCTATCTCATCGCTGGCCTTTTGGCGCATTTTGCTTATTTTCTTCTTGGCAAGAGGAAAAAGGCTCTGTTCACTAATCTGCATCACATCTGCCGTGGAGAAACTGACAGGCGTACGTTTCTCGCGAGAAAGACATTGCAGAATTTCGCAAGAGCTACTGTAGATTTCCTGAGTATACCCTCTATGAAAAGAGATGAGCTCCCAGGCATGGTGCGTGACGAAGGGATGGAAAATCTGGATCGGGCTCATGCGAAAGGAAGAGGTGTGATCGTGGTAACGGCTCATCTGGGAAACTGGGAATTAGCTGGTTGCTATCTGGCCTCTTTTTCTTACCCTATTACTGCTGTGGCAGAGTCAAAGGGACCAGGTGAGAAGATCTTCGAATTCTATCTTCACTATCGCCAACATATGGGGATGAAGATCGTCGCCCTGGAGGAGAAGGGGTTGGTTCATAGGCTGCTGGGCGTTCTTGACCAGAAAGGAATTGTCGTTTTGGTGGGCGACAGAGACCTATCGGAATCAGGTATCAGGGTCCGTTTCTTTGACAGCACCGTTTCTTTTCCGCAGGGGCCTGCCGTGTTGGCTTTGAGGAGTGGTGCACCCATCATATGCGGTTATCTGCTCAGGGGTGAGAGAGGAGAAAAACCCTATCGGGTCGTTGTTGATCCTATGATAGAATTCAAAAGGAGTGGCCGTCTGTCTGAGGATGTGCGGTCGCTCACGCAGATGATTGCCGATAGGATTGCAAACCAGGTAATGAGATTTCCCGATCAGTGGTATGTCTTTCAGCCACCATGGGAGGAACACCATGCGCATCCTGATGGTGTCAGATAACTACTATCCCTATCCTGGTGGGATAGCCGAGCACATCCATCACGCGTCTTTGGAGTTGAGAGAGCTCGGTCACGAAGTCAAGATTCTGACAGCTTCCTATGGCGACAACCGCAGTTTCGGGAGCCCTCAGGTTATTCGTGTGGGACGGGGTGTTGTCATTCCAGTCAATAGATCTTTCTGTCTTGTTCCAGTGGGCTGGCGGCTCTCAGAAAGGGTAAGACAGGTACTTCGTGAGGGTGATTTTGACATTGTTCACACCCACGGACCTCTGGCACCAGTCTTGCCGATGTTGGCTATCAAGCATTCTAAGGCTGTCAACATTGCCACTTTCCATGCTGCCCATTCTAGCTCCCTGGGGTATAAGATTTTCTCTCCCATTCTGCGTCACTACTTCGATAAGCTGAGTGGCCTCATCGCTGTTTCCGAAGTGGCCAAAGAGTCTATGGACAG includes:
- a CDS encoding insulinase family protein — protein: MARETCRKTVLPNHMRILTERIGNVRSVSLGVWFLTGSRDESSDERGISHLIEHMVFKGTKTRTARQLAVDMQTLGGNFNAYTLKELTCYSARVLDTDLDRAVHIVADMLHNSTFNDADLRTEKRIIAEEIKGYLDSPDEVAFDLMAKAALGSHPLSNSILGTSNSLAGLGRKEIRRTLRKHYTSGRTLVAAAGGVRHDQLVSLVKKAFDFPRSNKYLPKPALVDSSSRVRSKRKMGISQVHLCVGCKCEPYSGSKRYVLKVFNTLFGDGMGSRLFQKLREEMGLAYSVFTFVLPYRDVGLFGGYLAVHPKNASRAMDAFYGESEKMLKEGVTRKELENAKSESKSALVISLENTSNRMSRLANIEIYLGRRVSVDHTLNQFDSVRESDVMEMASKLLQPSKMSLGVVGPISRSEVKSLVR
- a CDS encoding pyridoxal phosphate-dependent aminotransferase; protein product: MISRRARNVQASPIRKLFPYSDRAKKRGIKVYHLNIGQPDIETPHYFWDAIHSYSENVLAYGPSGGTADLRFAIADYLVAAGIEVSADEIWITTGGSEAILFTLAAICDYDDEILIPEPFYTNYNGFASMAGVRVIPLATRVETGFRPPGAGDVKNKITSKTRGLVVCSPNNPTGTVYTREELEALADVVLEHDIYLIADEVYREFVFDGKKHTSVFQIEKLGEQAIIVDSISKRFSACGARVGFVVSRNRELMESILKFGQARLCPPTLEQVGAAECFRNMKHFIKEMIAEYQRRRDVVYERLLALDGAVYQKPEGAFYVVAKLPVDSSEEFAKWMLSDFDVDGKTTMVAPAEGFYATPGKGVDEVRIAYVLNEEDLKVAMDILLEGVQEYNKKNQDK
- a CDS encoding glycosyltransferase family 9 protein, coding for MVSPDNAEKKEKILVSLWPGLGDIMFATPALRALRHKFPEANITAMSLWGKVGRPLLAHNPYVDRLIFMNPREFLSPIRCYAFWKKLRSEKYDLAVQLSFPIHWLFYLLGIRKRVGFGPGPFWWLVPNREGKDRNTHATDHFIRAIDRIDGVPYRDGKGYDLKLTKGELGTAQRILAEWEHTDSPIAVVHPGARCNKNKRWGMEKLVALMNKLHRQFSVRFILVGGEDDSHMSQSIAKQTEARTLDLAAKLSLTETAAVVSKCDLYIGNDTGPTHIVGATGTPIVAIFGSSNPSAFRPLTDKAIVITPEMECAPCFHPVGHMWLLWGLRLRYYNQCRAMDSISVDDVFRACESFLAK